The following DNA comes from Nitrospirota bacterium.
GCAAGCGTTCCCGGCCGTGACGCATATGTACCGCTGAAGGACTGGAGCTTGCCCTTTAATTCAAGCACAAGCCTTGAGGCGGTCTTTTTGCCGAGTCCGGGTATGGTTGAGAGCAGGGCGATATCTTCATTGTATATCGCATCGGTGAACCGGCCCACCTCCATTCCCGACAATATCCCGAGGGCGAGCTTCGGGCCGACGCCGCTGATGCCGAGCAGGGTTGAAAAGACCTTGCGTTCGTCTTCTGTAATAAAGCCGAAGAGCTGAAGTGCGTCTTCCCTCACGTGTGTATATGTGTGGATGAAGACGATTTTGCCTTCATCAGGGATGTCGCCGATACTGCGCAGAGGTATCGCCACACTGTAGCCGACCCCGCTGACCTCGACAATGATGCGGTCAGGTTTTTTGCTTATGATTGTTCCCTTAAGTGATGCGATCATATTGAATTCCTGTCGCTTATTTTAACTCAAAAGAGGAATTAATGTGGCAGATAGTGAGGGCGAGGGCGTCTGATGTGTCTTCGCTCATAACAAGAGACGGCTCAAGGTTCAAAATCCTTAAGACCATCTCCTGCACCTGTCTCTTTTCAGCCCTTCCGTAACCTGTCAGAGCCATCTTTACCTCTGTCGGGTTATATTCAAAAAGCGGCATGCCGTGCTGAGCTGCAAGGAGCATGACGACCCCCCTGGTGGTGCCTAACGCCATGGAAGAGCGTATGCTTTTGTGGTAGAAGACCTTTTCCATGCAGAGGTGGGAAGGCCTGTGTTCAAGGATAATATCTTTCAGCGAGCCATAAAGTATATGGAGCCTTTCAGGAAGGGGCTTCTTTGAGCTCATCCTTATGTCGCCGGATGCAACGTATTTCGGGACGTATGGTTTTTTATTCACCGACAGGATGCCGTAGCCGCAGCAGACCGTCCCGGGGTCGATGCCGATGATATTCATTATTCTTCCATCATCTCATCCGGGATATCGAAGTTTGAATATACATTCTGCACATCGTCGTGATCTTCGAGAACATCCACAAGCTTCAGTACCTTTCTCGCGTCTGTCTCATTTAGCTTCACATAATTCTTCGGTATCTGCATGACCTTAGCGAGGCTGAACTTTATATTGTTTTTTTCAAGGTGATCCCTGACATTGGTGAAGCCTTCAGGCGAGGTCAGCACTTCATAGCTGTCCTCATCCGGGTCATTTTTTACATCATCCGCGCCTGCGTCAAGAGCCAATGTCATTAGGGTCTCTTCATCGCATTCTTTTTTATCGACGAGCAGATAGCCTTTATTCTCAAATATCCAGGACACGCTCCCTGACTCTGCCATATTTCCGTTATTCCTGCTCATGATATACCTGAGTTCGGCGATGGTCCTTGTCTTGTTGTCTGTCATCGTCTCGATGATTATCGCCGAGCCGCCCGGGCCGTACCCCTCGTATGTTATCTCTTCATACGAGACTCCCGGAAGTTCGCCTGTGCCTTTCTGTATAGCCCGCTTGATGTTGTCAGCAGGCATATTGACTCCTTTGGCATTATCAATTGCGAGCCTAAGCCTCGGGTTCATATCAGGGTTGCCGCCGCCGGCTCTTGCTGCAACGGTTATCTCTTTGGTGACCCTGGTGAATGCCTTTCCCTTCTTTGCGTCAACTATGGCCTTTTTGTGTTTTATACCGGACCATTTTGAATGTCCTGACATATACTTATCATGCTCCTTTATTATTGGAATTAGAACATGAAGATTATAAGAGAAAGGGGGATGTAAAGGCAATTGGCAAGGGCAATAAAAAAAGGCGTTCCGACGAATCGGAACGCCTTTTAGAAACTTCAATCAAGCAGGTTTTAGAACTCGAGAGTTAAACCGTGCCTTACACCATACGGATTGTCAGCACTGGTGTTATT
Coding sequences within:
- the ruvA gene encoding Holliday junction branch migration protein RuvA; translation: MIASLKGTIISKKPDRIIVEVSGVGYSVAIPLRSIGDIPDEGKIVFIHTYTHVREDALQLFGFITEDERKVFSTLLGISGVGPKLALGILSGMEVGRFTDAIYNEDIALLSTIPGLGKKTASRLVLELKGKLQSFSGTYASRPGTLADDAVSALENLGYKKSLSENAVSTALSNGAESIEDIIKDALKILTRK
- the ruvC gene encoding crossover junction endodeoxyribonuclease RuvC, producing the protein MNIIGIDPGTVCCGYGILSVNKKPYVPKYVASGDIRMSSKKPLPERLHILYGSLKDIILEHRPSHLCMEKVFYHKSIRSSMALGTTRGVVMLLAAQHGMPLFEYNPTEVKMALTGYGRAEKRQVQEMVLRILNLEPSLVMSEDTSDALALTICHINSSFELK
- a CDS encoding YebC/PmpR family DNA-binding transcriptional regulator, whose amino-acid sequence is MSGHSKWSGIKHKKAIVDAKKGKAFTRVTKEITVAARAGGGNPDMNPRLRLAIDNAKGVNMPADNIKRAIQKGTGELPGVSYEEITYEGYGPGGSAIIIETMTDNKTRTIAELRYIMSRNNGNMAESGSVSWIFENKGYLLVDKKECDEETLMTLALDAGADDVKNDPDEDSYEVLTSPEGFTNVRDHLEKNNIKFSLAKVMQIPKNYVKLNETDARKVLKLVDVLEDHDDVQNVYSNFDIPDEMMEE